A stretch of the Leptospiraceae bacterium genome encodes the following:
- a CDS encoding MBL fold metallo-hydrolase: MKKKIFNQLFFFISLIFLIALSYISRPPIYGKLKFILLNTFWPYYDIAKELDENSLVNTNTFFYSDPVSEYSFFAAFGMQVKIIWRTLDPMYDHTIPIQTLISQSNPPSRHCLINLKGFPDTWVPHLTGHWDPIISNTARFYEHNGYRGKKLAITIENQFKDKCIVLKDKELPWEAGENFRYRAPNLNYSEQQQDVHILQFRKSLFHDKYTILIDAGFITQTREKLLDYLAVNEIYRIDEIFITHPHKDHYSGLYELIQFGIPIGKVWMNIPLKENCDREIPWGCDYQDLLKLQNLMKEKNISYSEIHHTDPKNPKVLYQDEFNKLELLFASPPVNPQAGNVDINDLSMIMKLKTNKTTYLFTGDLNSSLSEYLKSEPAFQADIFKVSHHGTEGTASNNFFDRVNAKVGIVPGPKHLWCAERSVRIRDYFKSKKTKMYISGFHGDILIRHFRDKEYKISTEISPEEICGEKKSLFRRILEFTFTFD; the protein is encoded by the coding sequence ATGAAAAAAAAAATCTTTAATCAGTTATTTTTTTTTATAAGCTTAATATTTCTAATTGCATTATCTTATATCAGTCGCCCGCCAATTTATGGAAAATTAAAGTTTATCTTACTTAATACTTTTTGGCCTTATTATGATATAGCAAAAGAGTTGGATGAGAATTCATTAGTTAATACTAACACTTTTTTCTATTCTGACCCTGTTTCGGAATATTCCTTTTTTGCTGCATTTGGGATGCAGGTAAAGATAATCTGGAGAACACTTGATCCAATGTATGATCACACCATTCCCATCCAGACTCTCATTTCCCAATCCAATCCTCCTTCCAGGCATTGCCTCATCAACCTCAAAGGCTTTCCAGACACCTGGGTTCCCCATCTCACCGGACACTGGGATCCAATCATTTCTAACACTGCCCGCTTTTACGAACACAATGGCTATCGGGGGAAAAAGCTTGCCATTACTATAGAGAATCAATTCAAAGATAAGTGTATTGTCTTGAAAGACAAAGAACTTCCCTGGGAAGCAGGAGAAAACTTCCGCTATAGAGCTCCTAATCTGAATTATTCTGAACAACAGCAAGATGTTCATATTTTACAATTTCGTAAGAGTCTCTTTCATGATAAGTATACTATTCTAATTGATGCAGGCTTTATAACCCAGACCAGAGAAAAGCTTCTGGACTATCTTGCTGTAAATGAAATTTATCGTATTGATGAGATTTTTATTACCCATCCCCATAAGGATCATTACTCAGGACTTTATGAACTGATTCAATTTGGGATTCCTATCGGTAAGGTATGGATGAATATACCCCTGAAAGAAAACTGTGACCGAGAAATTCCCTGGGGCTGTGATTATCAAGATTTACTAAAGTTGCAAAATCTAATGAAGGAAAAAAACATTTCTTATTCTGAAATTCATCATACAGATCCGAAAAATCCTAAAGTTCTGTATCAGGATGAGTTTAATAAATTGGAACTACTCTTTGCCAGTCCTCCTGTAAATCCTCAGGCCGGGAATGTCGACATTAATGATTTATCCATGATTATGAAGTTAAAAACTAATAAAACAACCTATCTTTTCACCGGGGATTTAAATAGTTCTTTAAGTGAATACTTAAAGTCTGAACCGGCTTTTCAGGCTGATATTTTCAAAGTGTCTCATCATGGAACGGAAGGAACAGCTTCTAATAACTTTTTTGATAGGGTAAATGCTAAAGTGGGTATAGTTCCCGGACCGAAGCATCTGTGGTGTGCAGAGAGAAGTGTCCGTATACGGGATTACTTTAAATCTAAGAAAACAAAAATGTATATTTCCGGTTTTCATGGAGATATTCTAATCAGACATTTTAGAGATAAAGAATATAAGATTTCCACGGAAATATCGCCTGAGGAAATTTGTGGAGAAAAGAAGTCTCTCTTTCGGAGAATTTTGGAATTTACTTTTACATTTGACTGA